The following are encoded together in the Arcticibacterium luteifluviistationis genome:
- a CDS encoding sialate O-acetylesterase, which translates to MNKILSLLLFFLSSTAFAQLKVANIFGDHMVLQRDKPIHVWGWNTPNEKVQVQFNGESYQTSADVDGNWSLLLGSASADLKPLTMKISDRDENVSFSDILMGEVWLCSGQSNMEWKVWNVDNAAEEVKKGNHPLIRHILIPKATAFTPEKDFADREWEVCNPKTVGDFTAVGYFFARKLSQDLGVPVGLVNSAWGGSHVETWISKSAMLTSEVLKDYAENMPTDRAASDIKMEKKTIERFHGSKDFDSTTLNEQDYLKPTYDFSDWTAIGPMGSWDWKGVPSFRGTVYIQKTLELTAEQAESISEVSFGETTGDIAFYVNGKLVYQGYHEALIKFKIPKGVWKQGENSLLVKFSANRGPGNTDLGLSYGAEKYKLSFTDSSIPLMDSDWKARPSWESSRKYMPWMNNEGTLCYNAMIAPVVGLGLKGVLWYQGESNAGRAYDYRKAFPLLINDWRDKWKEELPFFWVQLSSYGAFNDSNSGSDWAELREAQSMALKLPKTGEVVTIDIGNPKDIHPRNKQDVGLRMALSAEKVAYGKNVVFSGPTFKSMKVKGRRAVLSFDNVGGGLKVNNKYGNLEGYEIAGADKKFYFAESKIIGNTVVVSHPMVKAPMAVRYGWSNSPVDANLFNKENLPASPFRTDSWKGITEDSHFE; encoded by the coding sequence ATGAATAAGATTTTAAGCCTTCTTTTATTCTTTTTGAGCTCTACCGCTTTTGCTCAATTAAAGGTTGCCAATATTTTTGGAGACCACATGGTTCTTCAAAGAGATAAGCCCATTCATGTTTGGGGTTGGAATACACCAAATGAAAAAGTACAAGTGCAGTTTAATGGGGAGTCATATCAAACCAGTGCAGATGTGGACGGAAATTGGTCTTTACTTTTAGGTTCGGCCTCAGCAGACTTAAAGCCATTGACAATGAAAATCTCAGATAGAGATGAAAATGTTTCCTTTTCAGATATTCTGATGGGAGAGGTTTGGCTATGCTCTGGTCAGTCGAATATGGAATGGAAGGTTTGGAATGTTGATAATGCCGCAGAGGAAGTTAAAAAAGGAAATCACCCACTTATTCGTCATATTTTAATTCCAAAAGCTACGGCCTTTACGCCAGAAAAAGACTTTGCAGATAGAGAATGGGAGGTTTGTAATCCTAAGACGGTAGGTGACTTTACGGCAGTGGGTTATTTCTTTGCCAGAAAGCTTTCACAAGATTTAGGTGTGCCAGTTGGTTTGGTAAACTCCGCATGGGGAGGCTCGCATGTAGAAACTTGGATAAGCAAATCGGCTATGTTGACATCAGAAGTGCTGAAAGACTATGCCGAAAACATGCCAACTGACAGAGCAGCTTCAGACATAAAAATGGAGAAAAAGACCATTGAACGTTTTCATGGTTCTAAAGACTTTGACAGCACTACGCTTAATGAGCAAGATTACCTAAAACCAACCTACGACTTCTCCGACTGGACAGCTATTGGGCCAATGGGAAGTTGGGATTGGAAAGGTGTGCCATCATTTAGAGGTACCGTTTATATTCAAAAGACCTTAGAACTTACGGCAGAGCAAGCGGAGTCTATTTCTGAAGTAAGCTTTGGTGAGACCACGGGCGATATAGCATTTTATGTTAACGGGAAATTGGTTTATCAAGGCTATCATGAAGCCCTTATTAAATTCAAAATTCCGAAAGGAGTATGGAAGCAAGGCGAAAATAGTTTGCTAGTTAAGTTTTCGGCCAACAGAGGTCCAGGTAATACAGACTTAGGTTTAAGTTACGGTGCTGAGAAATATAAACTCTCCTTTACAGATTCATCCATTCCTCTAATGGATTCAGACTGGAAAGCTAGACCAAGTTGGGAGTCTTCAAGAAAATATATGCCATGGATGAATAATGAAGGTACGCTATGTTATAATGCCATGATAGCACCAGTGGTAGGTTTAGGCTTGAAAGGTGTTCTTTGGTATCAAGGTGAGTCTAATGCCGGAAGAGCTTACGATTATAGAAAAGCCTTTCCGCTTTTAATTAATGACTGGCGAGATAAATGGAAAGAAGAGTTGCCTTTTTTCTGGGTACAGCTTTCTAGCTATGGGGCTTTCAATGATAGTAATTCAGGTTCAGACTGGGCAGAGCTAAGAGAAGCTCAAAGTATGGCCTTAAAGCTACCTAAAACGGGCGAAGTAGTGACTATTGACATTGGCAACCCGAAAGATATTCACCCAAGAAACAAGCAAGATGTAGGGCTTAGGATGGCACTTTCTGCAGAAAAGGTAGCTTATGGTAAAAATGTAGTTTTTAGCGGGCCTACTTTTAAAAGTATGAAGGTAAAAGGAAGAAGAGCTGTTCTTAGCTTTGATAATGTTGGAGGAGGTTTAAAGGTAAATAATAAGTACGGAAACCTAGAAGGATATGAAATAGCAGGAGCAGATAAGAAATTCTATTTCGCGGAGTCTAAAATTATAGGAAATACAGTCGTGGTTTCACATCCGATGGTTAAAGCACCTATGGCGGTAAGATACGGCTGGTCAAACTCTCCTGTAGACGCTAATTTGTTTAATAAAGAAAACCTTCCAGCCTCTCCGTTTAGAACAGACTCATGGAAAGGCATTACAGAGGATAGTCATTTTGAATAA
- a CDS encoding serine hydrolase domain-containing protein, with the protein MKKILFVLMAVCCTAYSQTPSIQKSGPLTAASPESVGMSGQRLDRIDAMINRSMAENVIPGAVAIITRNGKIVYQKAFGQSDVQAKKAFETNSIFRIASQSKAITTTAVMMLWEEGHFFLDDPISKYIPEFKNPTLLDRFNLKDSSYTTKPAGREITIRQLMNHTSGLGYGVIDSDQSFKAIYKKAGVTDLFTTEDIPIGESVKKLAKLPLHHVPGEAYVYSEGIDVLGYFVEVISGMKLDEYLSQHIFKPLGMNDTYFYLPKGKANRLVEVQTKRDDKWIPFSDDFYDVNYPKTGAKTFFSGGAGLSSTVFDYATFLQMYLNGGELNGTRLLSRKTVEFMLENQVGELFGKDAGFGLGFSILNEKGAADGGKGSEGTFRWGGYFNTQYFADPVENTIGIIMKQTQQTGGDYTGDMFRQMVFQSIDD; encoded by the coding sequence ATGAAAAAAATACTCTTTGTTCTTATGGCTGTCTGCTGCACGGCCTATTCTCAAACTCCATCTATACAAAAAAGTGGCCCATTAACTGCGGCTTCGCCAGAGTCGGTTGGTATGTCTGGCCAGCGATTAGATAGGATAGACGCCATGATTAATAGATCCATGGCAGAAAACGTGATTCCGGGTGCCGTTGCCATCATTACCCGAAATGGCAAAATAGTATACCAAAAGGCATTTGGTCAGTCAGATGTTCAGGCAAAAAAAGCTTTTGAAACAAACAGCATTTTCAGAATAGCTTCACAATCAAAAGCAATCACCACCACGGCCGTTATGATGTTATGGGAAGAAGGTCATTTCTTTCTTGACGACCCTATTTCAAAGTACATTCCGGAGTTTAAGAACCCTACATTGTTAGACAGGTTTAACCTAAAAGATAGTTCGTATACCACTAAGCCGGCTGGTAGAGAGATTACCATTAGACAGCTAATGAACCATACTTCAGGTTTAGGCTATGGTGTTATTGACAGTGACCAAAGCTTCAAAGCGATTTATAAAAAAGCAGGCGTGACAGACCTTTTCACCACGGAGGATATTCCAATTGGCGAAAGCGTAAAAAAACTGGCAAAATTGCCACTTCATCATGTGCCAGGAGAGGCTTATGTATATTCTGAAGGTATTGATGTATTAGGTTATTTTGTGGAGGTTATCTCAGGAATGAAACTGGACGAGTACCTTTCGCAGCACATTTTTAAACCTTTGGGCATGAACGATACTTACTTTTATCTGCCAAAAGGCAAGGCTAACAGATTAGTAGAAGTTCAAACCAAAAGGGATGATAAGTGGATACCTTTTTCTGATGATTTTTACGATGTAAATTATCCTAAAACTGGAGCAAAAACTTTCTTCTCTGGAGGAGCGGGTTTGTCCAGTACAGTATTTGATTATGCTACATTTTTACAGATGTACCTAAACGGTGGTGAACTAAACGGTACCAGGCTTCTTTCTAGAAAAACTGTGGAATTCATGCTTGAAAACCAAGTAGGAGAGCTGTTTGGCAAAGATGCTGGATTTGGTTTAGGATTTTCTATTCTTAATGAAAAGGGAGCTGCAGATGGGGGAAAAGGTAGCGAAGGCACTTTCCGTTGGGGTGGTTATTTTAATACACAGTATTTTGCTGACCCGGTTGAAAACACCATTGGTATCATCATGAAGCAGACGCAGCAAACTGGTGGAGACTATACTGGCGACATGTTTAGACAGATGGTTTTTCAGTCAATTGATGATTAG
- a CDS encoding L-2-amino-thiazoline-4-carboxylic acid hydrolase, producing the protein MKTKVKKTVLYGLLFMASKWTITALLYYSGFWSYWFLLLFPIADTIAATFAIIYLRNNFRKYFKKALKISYPEGFKEIIKKIESKQTLLLKEITYAAKSKNPLDKKMAFSAYFLSTIKVLEKEGESFETIKKLCIDIAKDYVKPKNKLHKWINTLQPKLINLPFAESYLKRYGRKTSTASHEDGFTADIFTDKDSTLGFGYGMDIKACGICTLFKNNQATNYTAIMCEVDKLTFSLAGYELIRMDTIANGASKCDFRFKKI; encoded by the coding sequence ATGAAAACCAAAGTCAAGAAAACTGTCCTTTATGGACTACTTTTCATGGCTTCCAAGTGGACAATAACTGCTCTTCTTTACTACTCTGGTTTTTGGTCTTATTGGTTTTTATTGCTCTTCCCTATTGCTGACACCATAGCGGCCACTTTTGCCATTATATACCTTAGAAACAATTTCAGAAAGTACTTTAAGAAAGCCTTAAAAATATCTTATCCTGAAGGGTTTAAAGAGATAATTAAGAAGATTGAAAGTAAACAAACTTTACTTTTGAAGGAGATTACGTATGCAGCGAAATCAAAAAATCCTCTAGACAAGAAGATGGCTTTTTCTGCCTATTTCTTGTCAACAATTAAGGTTTTAGAAAAAGAAGGCGAATCTTTTGAGACTATTAAGAAGCTCTGTATTGACATAGCTAAGGATTATGTCAAACCAAAAAACAAGCTGCATAAATGGATAAACACCTTACAGCCTAAACTGATAAACTTGCCGTTTGCTGAGAGTTACCTTAAGCGATATGGCAGGAAAACTAGTACAGCTTCACACGAGGATGGTTTTACTGCCGATATATTTACAGACAAAGACTCAACCTTAGGTTTTGGCTATGGAATGGACATTAAAGCCTGCGGCATTTGCACACTTTTCAAAAATAACCAAGCCACAAACTATACCGCCATCATGTGTGAAGTAGATAAGCTTACTTTTAGTTTGGCTGGATATGAATTAATAAGAATGGACACCATAGCAAATGGTGCCAGTAAATGCGACTTTAGGTTTAAGAAGATTTAG
- a CDS encoding glycoside hydrolase family 140 protein, which translates to MRILFCLCLFISSQVFSQLPKLKVSENNRFLQTEEGKPFFWTGDTAWELLHKLNNEEVDHYFKTRADQGFNIVQTVILAEFDGVETANALGQKPFISTNPIKLNVSYINHVRTVLDKAAENGLYVGLLPTWGDKVFKDKWGKGPEMFNEKNAFEYGKLLGLHLRDKTNIVWIIGGDRTPRENTNDVEIWRAMAQGVKEGLGIFVDGIFSFHTQPNTPGGSSTWFHNDDWLDFNMHQTGHCQDLLTYKNISHDYNLKPVKPTIDGEPLYEEIPLCFDVKKNGYSQTYDIRKRMYWNVFAGAFGQTYGHNSVWQMYNPEKDKGAVSPIRNWKQSLDLPMANQMKHLKDLMLSRPFFDRIPDQTLIEGEQTEDGDYVIGTRDESGTYAFIYSPSGKTVNINTKNLRGQNLRIWWYDVRTGAAFMLGNTVNYGSFAAVPPSSGKGNDWVLVIDDASKGYDKPGTVAY; encoded by the coding sequence ATGAGAATATTATTTTGCCTTTGTTTATTTATTTCTTCACAAGTTTTTTCACAGCTTCCAAAACTAAAAGTTTCAGAGAATAACCGTTTTCTTCAAACAGAAGAGGGTAAACCTTTTTTCTGGACAGGAGATACCGCTTGGGAGTTACTTCATAAGCTAAATAATGAGGAGGTAGATCATTACTTCAAAACAAGAGCCGATCAAGGCTTCAATATTGTTCAAACTGTTATTTTGGCAGAATTTGACGGTGTTGAAACAGCCAATGCCTTGGGACAAAAGCCTTTTATTTCTACAAACCCTATTAAGCTAAATGTATCTTATATCAATCATGTAAGAACGGTGTTAGATAAAGCGGCAGAAAATGGTCTTTATGTAGGCTTGCTACCAACCTGGGGCGACAAAGTTTTCAAAGACAAATGGGGCAAAGGACCAGAAATGTTTAATGAGAAAAATGCCTTTGAGTACGGAAAACTTTTAGGCCTTCATTTAAGAGACAAAACCAACATTGTTTGGATTATAGGGGGAGACAGAACGCCAAGAGAAAATACGAATGACGTGGAGATTTGGAGAGCCATGGCACAGGGAGTAAAAGAAGGTCTAGGTATTTTTGTAGACGGCATCTTTTCATTTCATACCCAACCAAATACACCAGGTGGCTCTTCCACTTGGTTTCATAATGACGACTGGTTAGACTTTAACATGCACCAAACAGGTCATTGTCAAGACCTACTTACGTATAAAAACATAAGTCATGATTATAACTTAAAACCAGTTAAGCCAACCATTGATGGGGAGCCATTGTATGAGGAAATTCCACTTTGTTTTGATGTCAAAAAGAATGGCTATAGCCAAACGTACGACATAAGAAAAAGAATGTATTGGAATGTTTTTGCAGGAGCTTTTGGTCAAACTTATGGACACAACAGTGTATGGCAAATGTATAATCCAGAGAAAGATAAAGGAGCTGTTTCGCCTATAAGAAACTGGAAGCAATCCCTTGACTTGCCCATGGCTAATCAAATGAAACATCTGAAGGATTTGATGTTGTCTAGGCCATTTTTTGATAGAATACCAGACCAAACTTTAATAGAGGGAGAGCAAACTGAAGATGGGGATTATGTAATAGGAACTAGAGATGAGTCAGGAACTTATGCTTTCATCTATTCGCCTTCAGGAAAAACTGTAAATATTAATACCAAGAATTTGAGAGGTCAAAACCTAAGAATTTGGTGGTATGATGTAAGAACCGGAGCTGCTTTTATGCTCGGCAATACTGTTAATTATGGTTCTTTTGCTGCGGTGCCACCTTCCAGTGGAAAAGGAAATGACTGGGTATTAGTTATTGATGATGCTTCTAAAGGCTATGATAAGCCAGGAACAGTGGCATACTAA
- a CDS encoding DUF6134 family protein produces MNRNIFLLFLFFSINSFAQTREYAVKVVGLRVGTIYATKTNLGDSVSYELKSKVDVNFLVYKLKVDYHVHSILSGGKLKRSLVSVESNRGNFLTDTKKSKEGYDVKSVQHEDKVNKKIKGEINSTFASIYFNEPKAKDKVYAEYYADFINITKPSPEYYKGVLNDNVDEYYYKNGELIKLVKKNKITDMVIEYQEPSNKKVRK; encoded by the coding sequence GTGAATAGAAATATTTTTTTACTTTTTTTGTTTTTCTCCATAAATAGCTTCGCTCAAACAAGAGAGTACGCCGTAAAAGTGGTAGGTCTAAGGGTGGGCACCATTTACGCCACCAAGACAAACTTGGGCGATAGCGTTTCTTACGAACTTAAAAGTAAAGTTGATGTCAACTTTTTGGTTTATAAACTAAAAGTGGATTACCATGTGCATTCCATCTTGTCTGGAGGAAAACTTAAACGTTCTTTGGTTAGTGTAGAGTCTAACAGAGGTAACTTTTTGACAGATACCAAGAAATCTAAGGAGGGCTATGATGTCAAATCTGTCCAGCATGAGGATAAGGTTAATAAGAAAATTAAGGGTGAAATAAACAGCACTTTCGCCAGTATTTATTTTAACGAACCTAAGGCTAAAGACAAAGTTTACGCAGAATACTACGCCGATTTTATAAACATCACAAAACCTTCGCCAGAATACTATAAAGGTGTCTTAAATGATAATGTGGATGAGTACTACTACAAAAATGGTGAGCTTATTAAACTAGTCAAGAAAAATAAAATTACCGACATGGTGATTGAATATCAAGAGCCGTCTAATAAAAAAGTAAGGAAATAA
- a CDS encoding energy transducer TonB, translated as MNRHISTSIFFVIFSLTIQSTFAQYFGNFKNNSKNFYGKYDYFIEPGEIKLRTWYHYVLTQKENTYILRQFHPEKMEILSESRYSDKKMKNQTGLNRTFSNDSYFEGLYSNDKKEGVWMTYSYEGDTLGESYFENGSLEGEVYTWYKTEGLKSKRTYSKGKKTGAWKDYYESGILESETNYFDNKQNGDYFLYDSLGTLTTHWVYSNDEIIESVKGEIGEEINPMFGGCEHIEDFDLRQKCANREMYHFIGNNVKYPSFAQKMNMSGRVFLKFVIEKDGRVGDIEVVKGLCESLDYESFRVLSSMPRWNPGYQNGKPVRVYFTIPIIYQLE; from the coding sequence GTGAACAGACATATTTCTACTTCTATATTCTTCGTTATTTTCTCACTAACTATTCAATCAACTTTTGCTCAATATTTTGGGAACTTTAAAAATAATTCTAAAAACTTTTATGGCAAATATGATTATTTTATTGAGCCAGGTGAAATCAAGTTAAGGACTTGGTATCATTATGTTTTGACTCAAAAAGAGAACACTTATATTTTGCGTCAATTTCATCCCGAAAAAATGGAAATTCTTTCAGAATCAAGGTATTCTGATAAAAAAATGAAAAATCAGACAGGACTAAATAGAACATTCTCCAATGATAGCTATTTTGAGGGTTTGTATTCAAATGACAAGAAAGAAGGCGTTTGGATGACATATTCATATGAAGGTGATACTTTGGGTGAAAGTTATTTTGAAAATGGAAGTTTGGAAGGCGAAGTGTATACTTGGTATAAAACGGAAGGTCTAAAAAGTAAACGGACTTATTCGAAAGGTAAGAAAACAGGTGCATGGAAAGATTATTACGAAAGTGGAATTTTGGAGTCGGAGACCAATTACTTTGATAATAAACAGAATGGAGATTATTTTCTCTATGATTCTTTAGGCACCCTAACGACCCATTGGGTCTATTCTAATGACGAAATAATAGAGTCAGTTAAAGGGGAAATTGGAGAAGAGATAAATCCGATGTTTGGTGGATGTGAACATATCGAAGATTTTGATTTGAGACAAAAATGTGCCAACAGAGAGATGTATCACTTTATTGGGAATAATGTCAAATATCCTTCTTTTGCTCAAAAAATGAATATGTCGGGTAGGGTATTTCTTAAATTCGTTATTGAAAAAGATGGTAGGGTAGGTGATATTGAAGTCGTTAAAGGTCTTTGTGAAAGTTTAGATTATGAAAGTTTCCGTGTCCTTAGTAGCATGCCTAGATGGAATCCTGGCTATCAAAATGGAAAACCTGTTAGAGTCTATTTTACCATTCCAATTATTTATCAATTGGAATGA
- the dusB gene encoding tRNA dihydrouridine synthase DusB has product MVKIGNIELGEFPLLLAPMEDVSDPPFRQVCKENGADMMYTEFISSEGLIRDAYKSKQKLDIFPYERPIGVQLFGSDVDTMAECTKIATAVNPDLIDINYGCPVKKVACKGAGAALLQDIPMMVKMTAAVVNATELPVTVKTRLGWNDETKNIEEVAERLQDVGIKALTIHGRTRAQMYKGEADWRLIAKIKENPRINIPIFGNGDIDSPEKALEYRNRYGIDGIMIGRAAIGYPWIFNEIKHYFATGENLAAPSMKQRVDACRQHLKFSIEWKNERLGILEMRRHYSNYFKGLPHFKEHRMKLVQSLEPEELFSILDDVLVEFDGYFLETKAKKVDYAGVD; this is encoded by the coding sequence TTGGTCAAAATAGGCAACATAGAACTCGGTGAATTCCCATTATTGCTCGCTCCCATGGAAGACGTGAGCGACCCACCTTTCAGACAAGTCTGTAAGGAAAATGGGGCGGATATGATGTATACGGAATTTATTTCTTCGGAAGGGCTTATAAGAGACGCCTATAAAAGCAAACAGAAATTAGACATTTTTCCATACGAAAGACCGATAGGCGTTCAGCTTTTTGGCTCTGATGTGGATACCATGGCAGAGTGTACTAAGATAGCCACGGCTGTAAACCCTGATTTGATTGATATCAATTATGGTTGTCCTGTAAAAAAAGTAGCCTGCAAAGGAGCTGGAGCGGCATTGCTTCAAGATATTCCGATGATGGTTAAAATGACTGCTGCGGTGGTGAATGCTACGGAGCTGCCAGTCACTGTCAAAACCAGACTAGGCTGGAATGATGAAACTAAAAACATTGAAGAAGTAGCAGAAAGACTTCAAGATGTTGGTATTAAAGCTTTGACCATTCACGGGCGTACCAGAGCTCAAATGTATAAAGGGGAGGCCGATTGGCGATTGATTGCTAAAATCAAAGAAAACCCAAGAATCAACATTCCTATTTTTGGCAACGGAGACATTGATTCGCCAGAAAAGGCATTAGAATATAGAAATAGATACGGAATTGACGGCATCATGATTGGTCGTGCCGCCATAGGTTATCCATGGATATTTAATGAAATAAAGCACTACTTTGCCACAGGAGAAAACTTAGCGGCACCAAGCATGAAGCAACGAGTAGATGCCTGTAGACAGCATTTGAAATTCTCTATAGAATGGAAAAATGAACGTTTGGGTATCTTAGAAATGAGACGTCATTATTCTAATTATTTCAAAGGCTTACCTCATTTTAAAGAACACCGAATGAAACTGGTTCAAAGCTTAGAGCCAGAAGAGTTGTTTTCAATTTTAGATGATGTCTTGGTAGAGTTTGATGGTTATTTTTTAGAAACAAAGGCTAAGAAGGTTGACTACGCTGGAGTGGATTGA
- a CDS encoding CPBP family intramembrane glutamic endopeptidase produces the protein MRYNSILEKLKSDKPALSSILIIIGVVLLAMVLGNIAAAAVMIVVGGIGMDDLSNINGALMASDSGWWALMLGQGMAALITFVAAGTFYWRVVEKKPLSELNFRSLPEAAIFLLVILTQLCFLPFNGWLQEINEGMVFPEALAGLESFFKDMEDSLAEVTTFLTTFDSFIKMLAGLIVIAVVAGVGEELIFRGLIQRKLYKGLNNPHLAIWVAAFIFSAIHMQFYGFLPRLMLGALFGYFYFWTGNIWVPIVAHIFNNGFAVVMFYLSHTGVISTDLEELETFPMPAVIASLVLTGGLIWFFRKKTDESIS, from the coding sequence ATGCGATACAATTCCATCCTTGAGAAATTAAAGTCCGATAAACCAGCTCTTTCCAGCATTCTAATCATCATTGGTGTAGTGCTTTTGGCCATGGTATTAGGGAATATTGCAGCAGCGGCGGTAATGATTGTGGTAGGTGGAATTGGCATGGATGATTTGAGTAATATCAACGGAGCACTTATGGCTTCTGACTCTGGATGGTGGGCTCTTATGCTTGGACAAGGCATGGCAGCATTGATAACCTTTGTGGCAGCAGGTACATTTTACTGGAGAGTAGTAGAGAAAAAGCCACTTTCTGAACTCAACTTTCGCAGTCTTCCAGAAGCAGCAATTTTCCTTCTCGTTATTTTAACTCAGTTATGCTTCTTGCCTTTTAACGGATGGCTGCAAGAAATCAATGAAGGCATGGTATTCCCAGAAGCTCTGGCTGGCCTAGAATCCTTCTTTAAAGACATGGAAGACTCTTTGGCCGAAGTCACAACGTTCTTGACCACTTTCGACAGCTTTATTAAAATGTTAGCTGGGCTTATAGTTATAGCGGTGGTAGCTGGTGTGGGTGAAGAACTCATATTCAGAGGACTTATTCAGCGTAAACTTTACAAAGGATTAAATAACCCACATCTGGCTATTTGGGTAGCTGCATTTATTTTCTCTGCTATTCACATGCAGTTTTATGGCTTCTTACCACGATTAATGTTGGGAGCTTTGTTTGGTTATTTCTATTTCTGGACAGGAAACATTTGGGTGCCAATAGTCGCTCACATTTTCAATAATGGTTTTGCGGTAGTGATGTTTTACCTTTCTCACACAGGAGTTATCAGTACCGACTTGGAAGAACTAGAAACATTCCCAATGCCAGCAGTGATTGCTTCTTTAGTATTGACAGGTGGGCTTATTTGGTTTTTCAGGAAAAAGACGGATGAGAGTATTTCTTAG
- a CDS encoding DNRLRE domain-containing protein: MIRQLSVFLFFLLLTFSVCSQSFTLELGAEKDNSMFSENTALSNGAGNNIFAGRIQNGMAFRRGLIKFDVSAVPSDAIIQSVVLDLYVFRSARSSTTPHNFDIHKVLNDWGEAGSSGNGSGAAAQTGDATWSQRLYPNTDWTASGGDYETILSASQMVAYSSFNLEKDEWSSAQMVSDVLSWLANPSTNYGWILIGDETINGSAKGFASKEMAPPFDYARPKLSINYTIPSDNRIILNEVNAQKRRIELYNSDTSAVDISNYTLLNGSTTSTISGGNVSVLNGSLMLDSAAYIVLHWPDLNQNDGEVALYNGDTTSGDLIDYIQYGSGTQVHAGKAVTEGVWDNIASFLSTEADSGKSYSLNTAQSYANGTESNMTNWLSQLETPTYNNNPCPSSLNLKGILVEADYASSDFIELEGSINAPKAILINAANAIYLKPGLEVEMGNVLNIEISACPE, translated from the coding sequence TTGATTAGGCAATTAAGTGTATTTCTTTTCTTCTTATTATTGACCTTTTCGGTCTGTTCGCAAAGTTTTACATTGGAACTAGGAGCGGAGAAGGATAATAGTATGTTTTCTGAGAATACTGCTTTAAGTAATGGTGCAGGAAATAACATTTTCGCTGGTAGAATTCAAAACGGCATGGCATTTAGGCGTGGTCTAATAAAGTTTGATGTAAGTGCTGTACCAAGTGATGCCATCATTCAATCTGTAGTTTTAGACCTCTACGTTTTTAGGTCAGCTAGGTCTAGCACCACCCCTCATAATTTTGATATTCATAAAGTTTTAAACGATTGGGGCGAAGCAGGAAGCTCAGGAAATGGAAGTGGTGCTGCCGCTCAAACGGGTGATGCTACTTGGTCACAACGTCTTTACCCAAATACAGATTGGACAGCTTCAGGAGGAGATTACGAGACAATATTATCGGCTTCGCAAATGGTGGCTTACAGTAGTTTTAATTTGGAAAAGGACGAATGGAGTTCGGCACAAATGGTCTCAGATGTACTTTCTTGGCTAGCAAATCCCAGTACAAATTATGGTTGGATTTTAATTGGAGATGAAACCATAAATGGTTCGGCAAAGGGCTTCGCTTCCAAAGAGATGGCACCGCCTTTTGACTATGCAAGACCAAAACTTAGCATAAATTACACTATACCTTCAGATAACAGAATAATACTAAACGAAGTCAATGCACAGAAAAGAAGGATAGAGCTTTATAATTCTGATACTTCGGCGGTAGATATTAGTAACTATACTTTGCTAAATGGAAGTACCACTTCCACTATTTCAGGAGGAAATGTTTCAGTTTTAAACGGAAGTCTAATGTTAGATTCGGCAGCATACATTGTGCTTCATTGGCCTGATTTAAATCAAAATGATGGTGAAGTAGCACTGTATAATGGAGATACTACAAGTGGTGATTTGATAGATTACATACAATATGGTTCTGGAACTCAAGTGCACGCTGGCAAAGCTGTTACGGAAGGCGTTTGGGATAACATAGCTTCGTTTTTAAGCACCGAAGCAGATAGTGGCAAGAGTTATTCATTAAACACCGCTCAAAGCTACGCTAACGGAACAGAATCAAATATGACAAACTGGCTTAGTCAACTGGAAACGCCAACTTATAATAATAATCCATGCCCAAGTTCTCTAAATCTAAAGGGGATTTTGGTAGAAGCAGATTATGCTAGTTCAGATTTTATTGAGCTAGAAGGCAGCATAAACGCACCAAAAGCCATTTTGATAAACGCAGCGAATGCAATTTATCTAAAACCTGGTCTTGAGGTAGAAATGGGGAATGTGCTAAATATTGAAATAAGTGCTTGTCCAGAATAG